The DNA segment aatttccaaaactttcaaagtttaaatgattaaaaaataaaaaaaaaaaattaaaataacactttcaaattttaaaaataagttttgaccactttcaaaatttaaataattaaaaaaattaataataatttacgaatactttcaaaattttatcaaaattattttagaaatgttTTCCGCCGCTATAACAATAAATTTGGTTCATTGGAATTggctattaaaattttattacacgAAATAAAATCTGCAGAACATTTTTAGATGTCAATCATCACATCACATTcttataaaactatttattaaGACCCTACAATGTGAGAGGAAGATTAACGCAATTCGTAGAAATAAAAGTTGTTTACGCATATGCGTATTACAAAATTCAACTAAATAtaagaattttataaataaaattacactttcgtcaatacatacatatgtaaatatattaaagattaagaaagttaaaaatgtatttctacTCACCTTGCTCTCGTATTTTGCTCTGGTTTTTGGGGCATTTTGATACATTCAACAGCAAATCGTGGTATCATAATCTATTTACGAACTCATTTACACGATATTATGGAATTTTATTACTTAATacgctttttatttttgtttcttttttttaatattcatttaattgaCAATCCgttcgttttatttattttttgttcacatttgactttattatatatttcacgATTTTTgcactaattttttatatatttcttgtggcttaaattctttatttcacgGACACACTCCTAAAATTGAGGATTAAAACGCATGAGTgcgaatgaaatttatttaaaggatacacttttatttattttaataatatcgtTTCCAATCGTCTGTACTGTTTTTGGTGCGAACAATTCAACCAACCGATGCTATTTAACGCCAAATTCAAGCATGCGTCTTAATTTATCGGCACTGTTGAACATGTACAACATGTTGGTAGAGATTTTCAGCGGAAACATATTTTccagaataaaaaatatcaataaatttaatttctacgGAATTGATAACTTAGTTATTCTGGGTATTATAAAAAGTACCAGATTTTTGAATTCATTCATACTTCCAATAATCTATGTATATTAGCAATATTCTAAACACATCGAAATTTGTGTTTAAGTTGCATATTTGCCTATccaattctttaaaatattggtagtcgaaaaagccgtattttgtcaatagatgttgttgcagtcgtatatctccagtgctattGTGTCGTACCATATAGTATTGGAAAGGTGCGATTTTAAGCttaatttcaccaaaaaaaatcggggaagttgaaaaaagttacagttcGATTtccactgatgaaagttttacactgatggattAATGCTTGTAGCGGTAAAATGGCAAAACGTGGTGgaccaaaatggtatatatttgtttatttatttattattataaatataaaaaaataaaagtttaattagacatacgaaaagactttttcgactacccaatattatagcactatattatcaaaaaatgtAGCGCACCCAATGTGTGCGAATCTAGAAATATTTTCACGTGTGATGGATTGAAAATGAATGATTgaatgtttcacgacaaaaatgtacctatgtatagtatgtatgtacctacatatatacgttatttagattttttacttTACCTAGCGAAGGACAACAGCCGTTAATAACTTTATAATTTCCCATTTCACCTTTAAacaaacaattattattatttttttgttcaaattatcCGAAATATCTGGCAACACaaattataatatgtatttatttatgcatgtatgtaaaatttaaatttgccagAAATAATTCTTCATATCACTTTTCCAATTAAACAAGATTATTGTTATAAAGAGGCGTTTAAATTAAGGGTTTACGTGTTtcaaaaaactgaatttttattttattgttttattaaattctacctTCAGAATAAAGTCCTAATTTTCAAGttaatccgagtaatagttttggagatacagccttgagaacttgtgcgatcgaggctagctaggctaagtgcggcgtctttaaacgcttttttctcgaaactgtgtttttgaaatcggtcggcaagatttctcgagaaattgagatataattcttaaagacttagacgaaggatatttttttcgattacaactatatgaaaaaaatgtcgcgaaatttgcactgaaattttcattttttttgtaaaaaaatttctgcAAAATATCCAAATTTCAGTTTATTCCTTCGTCctagttctaagttaaggtttgaactaaagcacatattttttcactttagatgatcgtGCCACCGCGCTGCATCTTTTTTTCccgagaaatatttttttcaggatTTCTTTCTTAGTAGTGtatgtttttaacaataaaaaatgttaataaaatatttcattttttatatgagaaaaaaatttaaaaaaggctgttttaTTTACTTGCAAGTCGGAGAAAGCGCgttctttatattttctttcctGAAgaggtatttttattaataaaataaacaaaaattatgtagatttaaagatttaaatGTATTTAGCTAATCTTCAGAACttctaataatttataattattttaaattcgaaaaccaaagtaatttattattacaatagCTGAATAGAGATAATTATCAAGGCTTTTTGAAAACGCGCTTAAAGTTATGGATTCGTTTACactaagttaaaaattttattattcttctATTTGCCTCATCAACTTCAAATTCTCGGAGATTATTTGTATACAtgtattcatttttaaattctcTGTTATAATAGAAATTCAATAAATCTGAGAATGCAGTCGCCGGCGAAACGTCACTACACAGATGCACTGagttgattaaaatatttcactagCGAAGAtcgaaaacaatttatttactgTACCAGCATGTCGACGTACAAATAGTAGGAACGAAACCGCAAACCAACACATGTgcagacaaacatacatacatacattatatatgaatattttttgatgGAAGACTACACTGCCTGATAATCGCTTTCCTATACaaagttgtatgtattttacatatacatacatatgtacatatgtatatattttatagattttgaAGCAGCTGAACGTTTTTAAAtactaattattatttacacTGAATTTTGACTTGTCTGCATTTCGACATAGAGCATTAATTGATGCAAAACACCACATAATAAGCTTTATAATAATTTCGACGGCTGCGCATCTACATTTTTTAACCACCCTCCAGATATTTAGAGCCTGTTAATGAAATGAACACTTATAAGAGAATCTCCAAGTAAAATTCGCCGAATTTTTTACAGCTGAGGTACAcgatttttaaatgttttttcctTATCTACAAACATACGGTTTTGCAAATCCATGTGTATCTGTGATGAACTTATGATTTTGTGCTGTAGTTTTGTTGGTGCGCTAGATATACCGGAGGCGTTGGATGTTGCTGCCTATTTGTCTAGTAATTGGCTACAACATTGTTGTTAACAAGTGTCCGTTGCTGTCAATGCTCATTATACAAACGTACACACttatacaacatacatacatatgtgtgcgagCACAAATTTGTCTTAAAATTTGACCACTTAGCACTAAGGCATATGAATCtgctaaattatatatttgtttggttCAAATGATTTATTAGTTTCACCGGTAAACTGCTCAAAAGTAAACCAAATTTAACGCTTATTTCAGTCTTTTAgttattttcattgaattttcttCTAAGTATTTAGGTGAAATCACTTATAATGACTGTTTCTAGCAAAGCCGTTTGCCAAGTTTCTATCATTACAACGTCGGTtgctaaatatgtatttgttgttgttactgttgttttgTTGCCTACCTTGCTGTTGTCGTCACTGTtactcttgtttttgttgttgtttacgtGTTGCCATTTATGCGCATGTTGGCTACTATcttatgtgtttgttgttgttattattattgttgttattgacgTTTGCGAATTATTTCGTACGATAGTTGATGATatcttgtggttgttgttgctttctgtTTTCTTCGTTGtacttgttattgttgctaagATGCTGCTGCATATTTTTTCCCGATTAATCGAATTttacttttacatacattttatttttgatcaaatATCAATAATTTCCATTGCACAATATTGGCAAACTTTTGTATTCACTAATTGCATTACACTTGCGCTAATAATATAACAACCACTCTTatctattttattaataaatttcttatatttaattaatttaaacacgAATCTTTGCCTTTGAAACGCACAACAGGTTCATTCCCTGTCTATATTTATAATCACAGCACACGACCGATGTGACTTTACCCGACCGAGCAATGAGAAAAACAACTTGGCTTTTTTATATCAACCCACTGTTTTATATACTATTTAACAGCGCTGTTGCTCTCTATGTTAGCGCACCAACCAACTTGCCAACCATGCGGATTCGGAGATtccattttatatatgtatgttgacatGAGTGTGGCTTTGCAATAGTCTGGTATCCCCATTAAGCATAATTTATACAACCATGCGTAAAAATTACCGGATGTGTCATATTGAAAGTTTGACTTTATGctagacaatttttatatagaATCGCTTGCCATTCGTTGCTGTTAACTACAGATGCTTTACTAGAAACAAAACGCAGTACTcaagtacatgtatatatgtatgtaaataaaaatattatagccGTTATATGCAGTCCTGTAAATGGCAGTACTGTCACTTTAACTATTTTAACAAACTATTGGCAGCACCTGCAGTATTGCCATGGAAACgaaaatgtatataaacaaaCGGAATTGCACTTTTGTAACGCTCAGGAAGCAGAACCGCAAAATAAGAGACAcaagcaaaaactaaaattttatttatagatCACTCTCTGACATGTCTGATTCACCAACTACGGCCagttatttcaatatatttattactgGCCAATTAGAAGCAATGGAATTTCCATTAGGGCCAAATGCAGCAGAAGTGTTTTGTCGCTATGAAGTTGTGTACGGCCCGGATTGGGAGTTGGTATCCGGTGTACAAAGTGGTATTTCGCAAACGGCATCGAATAGGAGTGGCTactttaaagataaaataatattcaacttTCCTTTAGAGTGGACTTTTAAGAGTACAACACCTTTTGGTTGTAAGTAGatactatatacacataaaaaattaattcaagaaTGCGTGTATGTAAAACAAATTTCAGGGCCACAATtgattgtttgtatatatggcAAAACACGTTGGGGTGCGGAAACATCGTTGGGTTATAGTCGTATAAATTTGCCGGTATTTGGTTCGAATGACAACAACCCTATAGTCACTCCTATACTTTGTCCACAAAACAGCAATATGGTGTCGGAGCTTGCCAGTTGGATAACTGGACGTAATCCTGAGTTAAAAGACCCAAAAGCTTTATTAAGCAATGGCAAGTTGAAAGGTAAACTAACACACTATCtaaactatttaaattaaagcaaattaacaaataatttcaggCATTTCAGCCGAGTCTTATGGTGAGGTTGTCTTCAAACTTGCAACTATATTAAGAGGTACCGATCGGTTAGGTTACGATTGGGGTTGAAGCTTTTGAACTCCAAAGGTACTTTTAAGATAACTTTGGatgttaatgaaatattaaaatatctttaaaatattgtacaaCGTAACCCTCCCCTTATATTGTAGTATCAATTCCACTATAGTGTTTTTTCATCTAAATCAAAAcggaaaattctgaaattttacaaagattCGTTTACTTTTACAACAACCGGTGTTTGTGTAAGGAAATGTTCGGAATTAAGTTTCTTTGTATACTCATTCATGTCAGCCCGAATAAGTAGCATCAATTTATATCATAAACCACATTGAATAAGAtacgattttcaattttttttttaatcatttattgatattttttcaattaaaaaagctaaaataagaatatgaaagtaaaaaaataaaaatgtttcatttgCAACGCTGGTTTTGAACGCCTGCGTAAACATACCTGCAAGAAAAAAGATATGGCAGCATTAGTATTTGTTAtcagattttaaaaaataattcttgtttttgttaatcagcaaattttaaaatcatcAATATGAAATTATGTCGGGAAAAGAAgacaatatgtaaaaaatatcatCATTTGGTATTTAAACCTATAATAAACATTAACCAATTCGaaacataacttttttgaatatattgacGACCTGTAGGAACAAGTAAAATTCGAAAGTTGACACTAtgctttaatagtttttaaaatggaaatataatgaaaatatttttgttttagaaaagtATTTTTGGTAGTTTGCACAAAATCTTTATCTTCGCTTTGATGGCTATAGA comes from the Bactrocera dorsalis isolate Fly_Bdor unplaced genomic scaffold, ASM2337382v1 BdCtg396, whole genome shotgun sequence genome and includes:
- the LOC105227485 gene encoding B9 domain-containing protein 1 is translated as MSDSPTTASYFNIFITGQLEAMEFPLGPNAAEVFCRYEVVYGPDWELVSGVQSGISQTASNRSGYFKDKIIFNFPLEWTFKSTTPFGWPQLIVCIYGKTRWGAETSLGYSRINLPVFGSNDNNPIVTPILCPQNSNMVSELASWITGRNPELKDPKALLSNGKLKGISAESYGEVVFKLATILRGTDRLGYDWG